The Maridesulfovibrio salexigens DSM 2638 region CTCGAACTGATCGAAGCTATCGCAGAAGAAGACGAAGAACTCCTCGATAAGTACCTCGGTGGTGAAGAACTTTCCCCCGAAGAAATCATCAAGGGTATCCGCGCAGCTACCATCAACCTGACCATCTGCCCCGTTCTTTGCGGTACCGCATTCAAGAACAAAGGTGTTCAGCCCCTGCTTGACGCTGTTGTAGACTATCTTCCTTCTCCCATGGATATCGCTGCTATCGTTGGTACCGAACCCGGCACTGACAAGCAGATCGAGTGTCCCTGTGACGACAATCTGCCTCTCGCAGCTCTGTCTTTCAAGCTCATGACCGACCCCTTCGTTGGTCACCTTACCTTCCTGCGCCTGTACTCCGGTAAAATTGAATCCGGTGCTACTTTCATCAACGGCGCAACCGGTAAAAAAGAGCGTATCGGTCGTCTGCTGAAGATGCACGCTAACAAACGTGAAGAAATCAAGGAAGCATACGCTGGTGACATCGTTGCAGCTGTTGGTCTTAAGAACATGGCTACCGGTGACACCCTCTGCGAACAGAAGAACGCAGTTGTTCTTGAATCTCTCGATATTCCCGAACCTGTTATCGAAGTAGCAATCGAACCCAAGACCAAAGCTGACCGCGATCTGCTCAGCCAGGGCCTTGCTAAGCTTGCTAAAGAAGATCCCTCTTTCCGCGTTAAAGGTGACGAGGAAACTGGCCAGACTTTGATCTCCGGTATGGGTGAACTCCATCTCGAAGTTATTGTTGACCGCCTTCTGCGCGAGTTCAACGTTAACGCGAATGTTGGTGCTCCTCGTGTTGCTTACCGTGAAACCATCACCAAAGCTGTTGAGTCTGATCTCAAATACGCTAAGCAGTCTGGTGGTCGCGGTCAGTATGGTCACGTTGTCGTTACCATCGAGCCCAACAAAGAAAGCGAATACGAATTCAAAGACGAAATTAAGGGCGGCGTAATTCCCAAGGAATACATTCCCGCAGTTGACCGTGGTATCCACGATGCAATGAAGAATGGTGTTATCGCCGGCTTCCCGCTCGTAGACATCAAGGCAACCCTGACCTTCGGTTCCTACCATGATGTTGACTCCTCTGAGCAGGCATTCTACATCGCTGGTTCTATGGCACTGAAGGATGCGGTTAAGAAAGCTGCTCCCCAGTTGCTGGAGCCCATCATGGCTGTTGAAGTTGTTACTCCTGAAGAGTACCTCGGCGACGTCATGGGTGACCTTAACGGTCGCCGTGGCCGTATCGGCAGCATGGATTCCCGCGCTAACGCACAGGTTATCAAGTGTGACGTTCCCTTGAGCGAAATGTTCGGTTACGCAACCGACCTCCGCTCCAAGACTCAGGGACGTGCTACTTTCACCATGCAGTTCGACCATTACGAGCCTGTTCCCGCTTCTATCGCTGAAGAGCTGATCAATAAAAATTAATTTAAATTTAATTTTTATCTGAAATACGCTTGACAGCAACGCTGAAAAAGCACTATACCTCCCGGACCCATAGAGTTCGGGAGGTTCTTTTTTACGGGAACCACCCCGTGAAACCACAGAGATAGGGTATAAGGTCCGGCATGCTGACTGGACGACCATACCAGGCCAGGAAGGACTCACCTCACGATCCTTCTTACCGTTGCACGTAAAAGGCCGTCTCTGAATTCATTTAGGAGAAATTAACATGGTTTCTATGACTAGTGATCGTATTAGGATCAAGCTCAAGGCATACGACTATCGTATCCTTGATAAAGCAGTTACCGAGATTGTGGATACTGCCCGCAATACCGGCGCTGCTATCGCAGGACCCATCCCGCTGCCCACACAGATCAGCCGTACTACCATTCAGCGTTCTGTGCACGTAGACAAAAAGTCTCGTGAGCAGTTTGAGATGAGAATCCACAAGCGTCTGCTTGACATTCTTGAACCCACCCAGCAGACCGTTGACGCACTCGGCAAGCTCAGCCTGCCCGCTGGTGTTGACGTTGAAATCAAGCTGTAAGGGAGGGCTTCAACATGGCAAAAACTATCGGTTTACTCGGTAAAAAACTGGGCATGACCCGCGTCTTCGCTGACGATGGTTCTGTTGTGCCCGTCACTGTTCTCGAAGTAGGTCCTTGTCCTGTTATGCAGGTTAAGACCGAAGAGAAGGAAGGCTACAACGCCATCCAGATCGGCTACGACGCTCTTCCCGAGCGCAAGGTTAACAAGCCCGCGAAAGGTCATCAGGAAAAAGCTGGAAAAGGCTACTTCCGTCACCTTCGTGAGTTCCCCCTTGAGTCTGTAGCTGACTACGAACTGGGCCAGGAAATCTCCGTGGACATCTTTGCCGCAGGTGAAAAGGTAAAAGTTACCGGCACCTCCAAGGGTAAAGGTTTCCAGGGTGTAATGAAGCGCTGGAACTTTGCTGGTTCCCGTGCATCTCACGGTGCTGAAAAGGTACACCGTTCTCCTGGTTCCATCGGCCACGCTACTTTCCCTGGCAAAGTATTCAAAGGCAAAAAAATGCCCGGTCAGATGGGTAACGAGCGCGTTACTGTTTCCAACATTGAAATCGTAGACGTTCGTGCAGACGAAAACGTTCTCGTGGTAAAGGGACAGGTTCCCGGTCCTAAGAACGGTCTCGTTATGATCCGCAAGACCAGCTAGAGGAATAAAAAAATGGCTACCATTACTATATATGATCAAACTAAAAAGGAAGTCGGGAGCATGGATCTTGCTCCGGAAGTTTTCGAAGTTCCGGTCAAGCCTGAAATCCTGCATCTCGTAGTACGTTCCCAGCTTGCAGCCAAACGCCAGGGTACTCATGCCACTAAAACTCGTGGTATGAAACGCGGCGGTGGCGCAAAGCCTTGGCGCCAGAAAGGCACCGGTCGTGCTCGTGCAGGTTCCACACGTTCACCCCTGTGGCGTGGTGGTGGAACCACTTTTGGTCCCCAGCCCCGCGACTACTCCTTCAAGGTTAATAAAAAGGTCCGCCGTCTTGCTCTCAAGATGGCTCTCACTTCCAGACTCAGCGAAGAAAAGATGATGGTTGTGAAGAACATCGACCTTCCCGAAATCAAGACTAAGCTCTTCGTTGAAGTTGCTGAAGCTCTGGGTCTCGAAAAAGCCTTGGTCGTTGTTAAGGACGCAGATAACAAACTCCTCCTTTCTGCGAGGAACATCCCCGGCATTAAGCTTATCACTGCCGATCAGCTGAATGTTTATGACATTCTGAAAGCTCGTCAGCTGGTAATGCTTGAGAACGCAGCACAGGATCTGCAGGAGAGGTTAAAATAGTCATGGACTATACTCAGATTCTTATCAAACCGGTAATATCGGAAAAGGCTACTGACATTAAGGAAGCAGCCAATCAGGTTGCCTTCTACGTGCTGCCTTCTGCCAATAAGACTGAAGTCAAAAAAGCAGTTGAATCTGCTTTTGACGTAAAGGTTGATTCCGTACGTATCGTACGTAAAAGACCCGGTCTTCGCAGAAAGTTCGGCCGTGTTGTCGGCAAATTGTCCGGCTACAAGAAAGCTTACGTAAAGCTTTCCGAAGGCGAAAAAATCGAATTCTTCGAAGGAGTTTAAGAGATGGCTACTCGTAAACTGAAGCCGACCTCCCCGGGTCGCCGGTTCCAGACTATCTCCACCTTTGAGGAGATTACCAAGTCTACTCCGGAAAAGTCCCTTACCAAGGGTCTGACCAAGAAGGCCGGTAGAAACAATAACGGACGGGTTACTTCCCGTCGTCGTGGCGGTGGCGTTAAACGTCTTTACCGTATCATCGACTTCAAACGTAACAAAGTAGAAGTACCCGCGACTGTTGCTTCAATCGAATATGATCCCAACAGATCCGCACGCATCGCTCTGCTGCACTACGCAGACGGTGAAAAGCGCTACATCCTTTGTCCTGTTGGACTGAATAAGGGTGATAAGATTCTCGCTGGTGAGAAAGCCGACATCAAACCCGGTAACGCTCTCCTTCTGAAGAATATCCCTGTTGGTACTATCGTTCACAATATCGAATTGTATCCCGGCAAAGGTGGCCAGTTCTGCCGCGCTGCCGGTACCTACGCACAGCTCATCGCGAAAGAAGGCAAATATGCTCTTCTGCGCATGCCTTCCGGTGAAGTCCGCAAGGTGCTCGCTACCTGCTGCGCAACCGTAGGTCAGGTTGGTAACATCCACCACGAAAACATTACCCTCGGTAAAGCCGGCCGTAACCGCTGGCTGGGTCGCAGACCTAAAGTTCGTGGTGTTGCCATGAACCCGATCGATCACCCCCTCGGTGGTGGTGAAGGTCGCAGTTCCGGTGGTAGACACCCCGTTTCTCCTTGGGGTATGCCTGCTAAGGGATACAAGACCCGCAGTAAGAAGAAACCTTCTTCCAAGCTCATCGTTAAACGCCGCGGGCAGAGGTAGGAGACTGTAATGCCAAGATCACTGAAAAAAGGCCCGTTTATTGACGATCATCTGCTTAAAAAGGTCGTAAAAGCTCAGGAATCAGGTGACCGCAAGGTTATCCAGACCTGGTCCCGTCGCTCCACTATCATTCCCGAAATGGTAGGTTTGACCTTCGCAGTACATAATGGCCGTAAGTTTATTCCTGTATTCGTGACCGAAAACATGGTAGGACACAAGCTGGGCGAATTTTCTCCCACCCGTACCTACTACGGCCACGCTGCAGATAAGAAAAGCAAGGCCAAACGCTAGAAGGTGTTGAGCAATGGAAGCAAGAGCTATTGCAAAATATATGCGCATTTCTCCTAGGAAAGTGCGCTTGGTAGCGGAAAACATCAAGGGAAAGCCGGTTGAGGAAGCCCTCAACATCCTGAAGTTCACTCCCAAAAAGGGTGCTGAAATGCTCAGTAAAGTGCTTTACTCTGCAGTGGCTAACGCCGAGCAGATTCCCGGAGTGGATGTTGACTCTCTCTGCGTAGACATCGTCAAAGTTGACGAAGGTCCTACCTGGAAGAGAATTCAGCCCAGGGCTATGGGTCGTGCGTATCGCATTCGCAAGCGCACCAGCCATATAACCGTCGTAGTAAAAGAAATGTAGGGTAGTGTCATGGGTCAGAAAGTACATCCATACGGCTTCAGACTTGGATACACCAAGAACTGGCTTTCCAGATGGTTCTCCAGTAAGGACTATCCCGCTTTCGTCTACGAAGACGACAGCATTCGTAAATATGTAAAAGAGAAGATCTTCCACGCAGGCGTCTCCAAAATTGAGATTGAGCGTGCTGGCGGCAAAATCCGTCTGATCATCCACACTGCACGTCCCGGTATCATCATCGGTCGTAAAGGTGTTGAGATTGAAAAACTTCGTGAAGACCTTCGTAGAAAATTCAATAAAGAATTCGCTCTTGAAGTTAGCGAAATCCGCCGTCCCGAAACCGACGCGCAGCTCGTTGCTGAGAACATTGCTCAGC contains the following coding sequences:
- the fusA gene encoding elongation factor G: MARKVARDKQRNIGIMAHIDAGKTTTTERILFYTGVSHKIGEVHDGEATMDWMVQEQERGITITSAATTCMWKDHRINIIDTPGHVDFTMEVERALRVLDGAVAVFDAVAGVEPQSETVWRQADRYKVPRMAFVNKMDRIGADFFRCVEMLKDRLGAKAVPLQIPIGAEDEYQGAVDLITGKAFIYTDDMGKDYSVEEIPADLMDQYEAMRLELIEAIAEEDEELLDKYLGGEELSPEEIIKGIRAATINLTICPVLCGTAFKNKGVQPLLDAVVDYLPSPMDIAAIVGTEPGTDKQIECPCDDNLPLAALSFKLMTDPFVGHLTFLRLYSGKIESGATFINGATGKKERIGRLLKMHANKREEIKEAYAGDIVAAVGLKNMATGDTLCEQKNAVVLESLDIPEPVIEVAIEPKTKADRDLLSQGLAKLAKEDPSFRVKGDEETGQTLISGMGELHLEVIVDRLLREFNVNANVGAPRVAYRETITKAVESDLKYAKQSGGRGQYGHVVVTIEPNKESEYEFKDEIKGGVIPKEYIPAVDRGIHDAMKNGVIAGFPLVDIKATLTFGSYHDVDSSEQAFYIAGSMALKDAVKKAAPQLLEPIMAVEVVTPEEYLGDVMGDLNGRRGRIGSMDSRANAQVIKCDVPLSEMFGYATDLRSKTQGRATFTMQFDHYEPVPASIAEELINKN
- the rpsJ gene encoding 30S ribosomal protein S10; translation: MVSMTSDRIRIKLKAYDYRILDKAVTEIVDTARNTGAAIAGPIPLPTQISRTTIQRSVHVDKKSREQFEMRIHKRLLDILEPTQQTVDALGKLSLPAGVDVEIKL
- the rplC gene encoding 50S ribosomal protein L3; this translates as MAKTIGLLGKKLGMTRVFADDGSVVPVTVLEVGPCPVMQVKTEEKEGYNAIQIGYDALPERKVNKPAKGHQEKAGKGYFRHLREFPLESVADYELGQEISVDIFAAGEKVKVTGTSKGKGFQGVMKRWNFAGSRASHGAEKVHRSPGSIGHATFPGKVFKGKKMPGQMGNERVTVSNIEIVDVRADENVLVVKGQVPGPKNGLVMIRKTS
- the rplD gene encoding 50S ribosomal protein L4, which codes for MATITIYDQTKKEVGSMDLAPEVFEVPVKPEILHLVVRSQLAAKRQGTHATKTRGMKRGGGAKPWRQKGTGRARAGSTRSPLWRGGGTTFGPQPRDYSFKVNKKVRRLALKMALTSRLSEEKMMVVKNIDLPEIKTKLFVEVAEALGLEKALVVVKDADNKLLLSARNIPGIKLITADQLNVYDILKARQLVMLENAAQDLQERLK
- the rplW gene encoding 50S ribosomal protein L23, with protein sequence MDYTQILIKPVISEKATDIKEAANQVAFYVLPSANKTEVKKAVESAFDVKVDSVRIVRKRPGLRRKFGRVVGKLSGYKKAYVKLSEGEKIEFFEGV
- the rplB gene encoding 50S ribosomal protein L2, coding for MATRKLKPTSPGRRFQTISTFEEITKSTPEKSLTKGLTKKAGRNNNGRVTSRRRGGGVKRLYRIIDFKRNKVEVPATVASIEYDPNRSARIALLHYADGEKRYILCPVGLNKGDKILAGEKADIKPGNALLLKNIPVGTIVHNIELYPGKGGQFCRAAGTYAQLIAKEGKYALLRMPSGEVRKVLATCCATVGQVGNIHHENITLGKAGRNRWLGRRPKVRGVAMNPIDHPLGGGEGRSSGGRHPVSPWGMPAKGYKTRSKKKPSSKLIVKRRGQR
- the rpsS gene encoding 30S ribosomal protein S19, translating into MPRSLKKGPFIDDHLLKKVVKAQESGDRKVIQTWSRRSTIIPEMVGLTFAVHNGRKFIPVFVTENMVGHKLGEFSPTRTYYGHAADKKSKAKR
- the rplV gene encoding 50S ribosomal protein L22 codes for the protein MEARAIAKYMRISPRKVRLVAENIKGKPVEEALNILKFTPKKGAEMLSKVLYSAVANAEQIPGVDVDSLCVDIVKVDEGPTWKRIQPRAMGRAYRIRKRTSHITVVVKEM
- the rpsC gene encoding 30S ribosomal protein S3 → MGQKVHPYGFRLGYTKNWLSRWFSSKDYPAFVYEDDSIRKYVKEKIFHAGVSKIEIERAGGKIRLIIHTARPGIIIGRKGVEIEKLREDLRRKFNKEFALEVSEIRRPETDAQLVAENIAQQLERRVAFRRAMKRIVGLARKFGAEGIKVACAGRLAGAEIARTEWYRDGRVPLQTLRADIDYGVARANTTYGVIGIKVWIFKGEILDHEVEQ